The following coding sequences are from one Comamonas koreensis window:
- a CDS encoding peroxiredoxin produces the protein MAVVVNKPLPEFEAQATGGLKVSNASHQGQILVLYFYPKDNTPGCTTEAMQFRDKYADFVKAGAAVFGVSRDNMKSHDDFKEKLELPFELIADTEEKLCHMFGVVKNKIMYGKKVKGIERSTFLVGPDGILVQEWRGLKVLGHVEEVLKAVKSMKAAQKKAA, from the coding sequence ATGGCTGTTGTTGTCAACAAACCCTTGCCAGAATTTGAAGCACAAGCGACGGGAGGCCTGAAGGTCTCCAATGCGTCGCATCAGGGGCAAATTCTGGTGCTGTACTTCTACCCCAAGGATAACACCCCCGGTTGTACCACCGAAGCCATGCAGTTCCGCGACAAGTACGCGGATTTTGTCAAGGCTGGTGCAGCCGTCTTCGGCGTGTCGCGCGACAACATGAAGTCGCACGACGACTTCAAGGAAAAGCTCGAACTGCCCTTCGAGCTGATCGCTGATACCGAAGAGAAGCTGTGCCACATGTTCGGCGTCGTCAAGAACAAGATCATGTACGGCAAGAAGGTCAAGGGCATCGAGCGCTCGACCTTCCTGGTCGGCCCTGATGGCATCTTGGTGCAAGAATGGCGCGGCCTGAAGGTGCTGGGCCATGTCGAAGAAGTGCTCAAGGCCGTCAAGTCGATGAAGGCTGCGCAAAAGAAGGCTGCCTAA
- a CDS encoding thiamine pyrophosphate-binding protein, which produces MADKQATRTGGQLVVDQLLVHGVQQIFTVPGESFLAVLDALYDAPIETTICRQEGGAAMMAEAQGKLTGQPGICMVTRGPGATNASAGLHIAMQDSTPMILFVGQIERSARGREAFQELDYRAVFGSMVKWATEIDDAARIPETIARAFAVATSGRPGPVVIALPEDMLRDTVSVPDARRYQPAPAHAADADVAAVVAQLAAAQNPIIIAGGSRWTAQAHADIAAFAAAHAVPVACSFRRQMVFPAHHGNYAGDVGLGVNPKLIERIKQADLVVLLGGRMSEVPSQGYSLLGIPASSGQRLIHVHPDPDELGRVYQADQAVVAAPDSFCAALARQPAAAPRAERQALVQQAHADYLAWSNPAPIQVPGALQMGQLMAHLREVLPADTVWCNGAGNFATWVHRFWPFTHYGSQLAPTSGSMGYGLPAAVGAKRLDKRRSVVCIAGDGDFLMHGQEFATAVQYQLPVIVLLIDNGMYGTIRMHQERDYPHRVSATELRNPDFVAYAKAFGGNAALVEKTEDFAPALAAMRSWAEQHQLPVILHCKLDPQAITPARSLDQIRGTGV; this is translated from the coding sequence ATGGCAGACAAGCAAGCAACACGCACCGGTGGCCAGCTGGTGGTGGACCAGCTGCTGGTGCACGGCGTGCAGCAGATTTTCACGGTGCCGGGCGAGAGCTTTCTGGCGGTGCTCGATGCGCTCTATGACGCGCCCATCGAGACGACGATCTGCCGCCAGGAGGGCGGCGCCGCGATGATGGCCGAAGCCCAGGGCAAGCTCACGGGCCAGCCGGGGATCTGCATGGTCACGCGCGGGCCAGGTGCTACCAATGCCTCGGCCGGCTTGCACATTGCGATGCAGGACTCCACGCCGATGATCCTCTTCGTCGGCCAGATCGAGCGCTCGGCGCGCGGCCGCGAGGCCTTCCAGGAGCTGGACTACCGCGCGGTGTTTGGCAGCATGGTCAAGTGGGCGACCGAGATCGATGATGCGGCGCGCATCCCCGAGACCATTGCCCGTGCCTTTGCCGTGGCCACCAGCGGCCGCCCCGGCCCGGTGGTGATTGCGCTGCCCGAAGACATGCTGCGCGACACCGTCAGCGTGCCCGATGCGCGCCGCTACCAGCCTGCGCCCGCCCATGCGGCCGATGCCGATGTGGCTGCCGTCGTGGCCCAGCTGGCCGCCGCGCAAAACCCCATCATCATTGCCGGTGGCTCGCGCTGGACTGCGCAGGCCCATGCGGATATCGCCGCCTTTGCCGCCGCCCATGCCGTGCCGGTGGCTTGCTCCTTCCGCCGCCAGATGGTGTTCCCCGCCCACCACGGCAACTATGCCGGCGATGTGGGCCTGGGCGTGAACCCCAAGCTGATCGAGCGCATCAAGCAGGCGGATCTGGTCGTGCTGCTGGGCGGTCGCATGTCCGAGGTGCCATCGCAGGGCTACAGCCTCTTGGGCATTCCGGCCAGCAGCGGCCAGCGGCTCATCCATGTGCATCCGGATCCCGATGAACTGGGCCGGGTCTACCAGGCTGACCAGGCGGTGGTGGCGGCGCCCGACTCCTTTTGCGCAGCCCTGGCACGCCAGCCTGCCGCCGCGCCGCGCGCCGAGCGCCAGGCGCTGGTGCAGCAGGCCCATGCCGACTACCTGGCATGGAGCAATCCTGCGCCCATCCAGGTGCCTGGCGCGCTGCAGATGGGCCAGCTGATGGCCCATCTGCGCGAGGTGCTGCCGGCCGACACGGTCTGGTGCAATGGCGCGGGCAACTTTGCCACCTGGGTGCACCGCTTCTGGCCGTTTACGCACTACGGCAGCCAGCTCGCTCCCACCAGCGGCAGCATGGGCTATGGCTTGCCGGCCGCCGTGGGCGCCAAGCGCCTGGACAAGCGGCGCAGCGTCGTCTGCATTGCCGGCGATGGCGACTTTCTGATGCATGGCCAAGAGTTTGCGACCGCCGTGCAGTACCAGTTGCCGGTCATCGTGCTGCTGATCGACAACGGCATGTACGGCACCATCCGCATGCACCAGGAGCGCGACTACCCCCATCGGGTCAGCGCCACCGAGCTGCGCAACCCCGACTTTGTCGCCTATGCCAAGGCCTTCGGCGGCAATGCCGCCCTGGTCGAGAAGACCGAAGACTTTGCGCCCGCGCTCGCTGCCATGCGCAGCTGGGCGGAACAGCACCAGCTGCCGGTGATCCTGCACTGCAAGCTCGATCCGCAGGCGATCACGCCGGCGCGCAGCCTGGACCAGATCCGCGGCACCGGCGTTTAA
- a CDS encoding PhoH family protein, translating to MPLPPAPTRRGSQLSAGDFSAKTNTPSRASAAAARDEQDNDLLDLDTAPATVAASPAPRRGTQAAAAPRTSSRSKKAAAAPAPVQAPAPVAASAKAPAAAKPAQPARSPAVAEASPVLASKPAKATKPRSDKAKLFVLDTNVLLHDPSSLFRFEEHDIYLPMIVLEELDGHKKGMTEVARNGRQASRTLDALVASQEAHLAQGIRLDATGQKGASGCLFFQTEPLNYQLPQSLPQGKADNQILGVVEALRQRHPDRPVVLVSKDINMRVKARALGLEAEDYQNDKTLEDGDLLYTGMLQLPLDFWAKVGKKVESWQSGASTCYRISGAITQQLHINQFVFYEAPGENSLFARVIEIRDKTAVLETLKDYGHQKNNVWGVTTRNREQNFAMNLLMDPDVDFVTLAGTAGTGKTLMALAAGLNQVLDERRYTEIIMTRATVSVGEDIGFLPGTEEEKMGPWMGALDDNLEFLAKGDGGNPGEWGRSATNDLIRSRIKIKSMNFMRGRTFLNKYVIIDEAQNLTPKQMKTLITRAGPGTKIICMGNLAQIDTPYLTEGSSGLTYVVDRFKGWPHSGHITLARGERSRLADFASDVL from the coding sequence ATGCCCTTGCCTCCCGCACCTACCCGCCGTGGCAGCCAGCTATCCGCTGGTGACTTTTCCGCCAAGACCAACACCCCATCCCGTGCATCCGCGGCCGCTGCGCGCGATGAACAAGACAACGATCTTCTAGACCTGGACACGGCGCCCGCCACCGTGGCCGCAAGCCCTGCGCCGCGCCGTGGCACGCAAGCCGCTGCCGCGCCCAGGACCAGCAGCCGCAGCAAGAAAGCGGCGGCCGCCCCTGCTCCCGTGCAAGCCCCAGCGCCCGTGGCCGCAAGCGCCAAGGCGCCAGCAGCAGCCAAGCCTGCGCAACCGGCCCGCAGCCCTGCCGTGGCCGAAGCCAGCCCGGTGCTGGCTAGCAAACCTGCCAAGGCCACCAAGCCGCGCAGCGACAAGGCCAAGCTCTTTGTGCTCGACACCAATGTGCTGCTGCATGACCCCAGCAGCCTGTTCCGCTTTGAAGAGCACGACATCTACCTGCCGATGATCGTGCTCGAAGAGCTCGACGGCCACAAGAAGGGCATGACCGAAGTGGCCCGCAACGGCCGGCAGGCCAGCCGCACGCTCGACGCGCTGGTGGCCAGCCAGGAAGCGCACCTGGCCCAGGGCATTCGCCTCGATGCCACCGGCCAGAAGGGCGCCAGCGGCTGCCTGTTCTTCCAGACCGAGCCGCTGAACTACCAGCTGCCCCAGAGCCTGCCCCAGGGCAAGGCCGACAACCAGATCCTGGGCGTGGTCGAGGCCCTGCGCCAGCGCCACCCTGACCGGCCCGTCGTGCTGGTGTCCAAGGACATCAACATGCGCGTCAAGGCGCGCGCACTGGGCCTGGAGGCCGAGGACTACCAGAACGACAAGACGCTGGAAGACGGCGACCTGCTCTACACCGGCATGCTGCAGCTGCCGCTGGATTTCTGGGCCAAGGTCGGCAAGAAGGTCGAGAGCTGGCAGTCGGGTGCGTCCACCTGCTACCGCATCAGCGGCGCCATCACCCAGCAGCTGCACATCAATCAGTTCGTCTTCTACGAGGCACCGGGCGAGAACAGCCTGTTTGCCCGCGTGATCGAGATCCGCGACAAGACCGCCGTGCTCGAGACGCTGAAGGACTACGGCCACCAGAAGAACAATGTGTGGGGCGTGACCACGCGCAACCGTGAGCAGAACTTCGCGATGAACCTGCTGATGGACCCGGATGTGGACTTTGTCACCCTGGCTGGTACGGCAGGCACCGGCAAGACCTTGATGGCCTTGGCCGCCGGTCTGAACCAGGTGCTCGACGAGCGCCGCTACACCGAGATCATCATGACCCGCGCCACCGTGAGCGTAGGCGAGGACATCGGTTTTCTGCCCGGCACCGAAGAAGAGAAGATGGGCCCCTGGATGGGCGCGCTGGATGACAACCTGGAGTTCCTGGCCAAGGGCGACGGCGGCAACCCCGGTGAATGGGGGCGCTCTGCCACCAATGACCTGATCCGCAGCCGCATCAAGATCAAGAGCATGAACTTCATGCGCGGCCGCACCTTCCTGAACAAGTACGTGATCATCGACGAGGCGCAGAACCTGACCCCCAAGCAGATGAAGACCCTGATCACCCGTGCCGGCCCCGGCACCAAGATCATCTGCATGGGCAACCTGGCCCAGATCGACACGCCCTACCTGACCGAAGGCTCTTCGGGCCTGACCTATGTGGTGGACCGCTTCAAGGGCTGGCCACACAGCGGCCACATCACGCTGGCACGCGGTGAGCGCTCGCGCCTGGCCGACTTTGCCAGCGATGTGCTGTAA
- a CDS encoding Mth938-like domain-containing protein, with protein sequence MKFQPDKSDTLTITGYGPGWLAVDQQSYAYSLVVGSNGTLQRWDCARFEDLGPAHFAQLAEADVETVIFGSGNRLRFPSPAWLAPLIAKRIGFETMDTPAACRTYNVLAGEGRKVLLAVLLEAPAL encoded by the coding sequence ATGAAGTTCCAGCCAGATAAATCCGACACCTTGACCATCACAGGCTATGGCCCGGGCTGGCTGGCCGTGGACCAGCAGTCCTACGCATACAGCCTGGTGGTCGGCTCCAACGGTACCTTGCAGCGCTGGGATTGCGCGCGCTTCGAAGACCTGGGGCCCGCCCATTTCGCCCAGCTGGCGGAGGCCGATGTTGAAACGGTCATTTTCGGCAGTGGCAATCGGTTACGTTTTCCTTCGCCGGCCTGGCTCGCTCCGCTGATTGCAAAACGTATCGGCTTCGAGACCATGGATACGCCCGCTGCATGCCGTACCTACAACGTATTGGCTGGTGAAGGACGCAAGGTCTTGCTGGCTGTGCTGCTGGAGGCTCCTGCGCTATAA